From Vibrio crassostreae, one genomic window encodes:
- the atpA gene encoding F0F1 ATP synthase subunit alpha, whose product MQLNSTEISDLIKQRIESFDVVSEARNEGTIVSVSDGILSIHGLADVMQGEMIELPGGRYALALNLNRDSVGAVVMGPYADLQEGMKVTGTGRILEVPVGPEMLGRVVNTLGEPIDGKGPIEAKLTSPVEIIAPGVIDRKSVDQPVQTGYKSVDSMIPIGRGQRELVIGDRQTGKTAMAIDAIINQKDSGIFSIYVAIGQKASTIANVVRKLEEHGALANTVVVVASASESAALQYLAPYAGCAMGEYFRDRGEDALIVYDDLSKQAVAYRQISLLLKRPPGREAFPGDVFYLHSRLLERAARVSEAYVEKFTNGEVTGKTGSLTALPIIETQAGDVSAFVPTNVISITDGQIFLQTELFNAGVRPAVDPGISVSRVGGSAQTKIIKKLSGGIRTALAQYRELAAFAQFSSDLDEATKKQLDHGQKVTELMKQKQYAPMSVFDQALVIFAAERGYLQDVELSKVLDFEAALLSFARGQYADLATQIDTTGAFNKEIEAELKKLVDDFKATQTW is encoded by the coding sequence ATGCAACTTAATTCCACTGAAATTAGCGATCTAATTAAACAACGTATTGAATCTTTCGACGTTGTTAGTGAAGCTCGCAATGAAGGTACTATCGTTTCTGTAAGCGATGGCATCCTTAGCATCCACGGCCTAGCGGACGTGATGCAAGGTGAAATGATCGAACTACCGGGTGGCCGTTACGCTCTAGCACTAAACTTGAACCGTGATTCGGTTGGTGCTGTTGTAATGGGCCCGTATGCTGACCTACAGGAAGGCATGAAAGTTACAGGTACTGGTCGTATTCTAGAAGTACCAGTAGGTCCTGAAATGCTTGGTCGTGTTGTAAACACGCTAGGTGAGCCAATTGATGGTAAAGGTCCAATCGAAGCTAAATTGACTTCGCCTGTAGAAATTATCGCACCAGGTGTAATCGACCGTAAATCGGTAGATCAACCTGTTCAAACTGGTTACAAGTCTGTTGACTCAATGATCCCTATCGGTCGTGGTCAACGTGAACTAGTAATCGGTGACCGTCAGACTGGTAAAACAGCAATGGCGATCGATGCGATTATTAACCAAAAAGATTCTGGTATTTTCTCTATCTACGTAGCTATCGGCCAAAAAGCGTCGACTATTGCTAACGTAGTTCGCAAACTAGAAGAGCACGGCGCACTAGCAAACACTGTTGTTGTTGTTGCATCTGCTTCTGAATCTGCAGCGCTGCAATACCTTGCACCGTATGCTGGTTGTGCGATGGGCGAATACTTCCGTGATCGCGGTGAAGATGCACTGATTGTTTATGATGATCTATCTAAGCAAGCTGTAGCTTACCGTCAAATCTCGCTACTACTTAAGCGTCCACCAGGTCGTGAAGCGTTCCCAGGTGATGTTTTCTACCTTCACTCTCGTCTACTAGAGCGTGCTGCTCGTGTAAGCGAAGCATACGTAGAAAAATTCACTAACGGCGAAGTGACAGGCAAGACTGGTTCTTTAACTGCTCTTCCTATCATCGAAACGCAAGCTGGTGACGTATCTGCATTCGTACCAACGAACGTAATCTCGATTACTGATGGTCAGATCTTCCTACAAACTGAGCTATTCAACGCGGGCGTACGTCCAGCTGTTGACCCAGGTATCTCAGTTTCTCGTGTAGGTGGTTCGGCGCAGACTAAAATCATCAAGAAGCTATCTGGCGGTATCCGTACTGCTCTAGCTCAATACCGTGAACTTGCAGCATTTGCTCAGTTCTCTTCGGATCTTGATGAAGCGACTAAGAAGCAGCTAGACCACGGTCAAAAAGTTACAGAACTGATGAAGCAGAAGCAATACGCTCCTATGTCTGTATTTGACCAAGCTCTAGTAATCTTCGCTGCAGAGCGTGGATACCTTCAAGACGTTGAACTTTCTAAAGTTCTAGATTTTGAAGCTGCTTTACTGTCGTTTGCTCGTGGTCAATATGCCGATCTAGCAACACAGATCGACACAACGGGTGCTTTCAATAAAGAAATCGAAGCTGAGCTGAAGAAGCTTGTTGACGATTTCAAGGCAACCCAGACCTGGTAA